The following proteins come from a genomic window of Nicotiana tomentosiformis chromosome 12, ASM39032v3, whole genome shotgun sequence:
- the LOC104117778 gene encoding uncharacterized protein isoform X1 yields MEPLGGLSKRGKQEIQPQISVLGMELGRPSDEEEKEKKRIKDQLFQACMENRWTGVKQLYINDKFAQESKLTKSEDTVLHLAISSYQPHRDDSLQKTHLDCIKDMVNKIPKENRLCILKQKNEKGNTPLHLAAELGSVSIIACLVNPQEPELIWEINSKGETPLFVAAYRGRLDAFLYLDECCQNEKSRKDPIVLCRRGDGDNILHAAISGEYFKLAFQIIKRYELLVNRLNSEGMSPLHFLSRMPQVFKSGSHFRYIDSIIYYCITVEELKIEKYKTEGIEDTYRRLPDNWKLPDNYQTLVDFLELLWNGTANFLDYIKEIWKQANKSKALTEETKVKRDKKSPGNQDDPENPPIPGEGIHMYTLQLKLNATTGVTNVNQDKKSRAQGKRNGNLFPANYTTFINFVKLLMKILLIVMGIGLQRTKKLEEKKKHHQWAVKIMKLMIEKEESYKFYENTGEKPEDKDLYDQGLYKQIGKPPPAPPPTDINLEKAEEPSDIAQIKQPATSSTDNKKKDDIKSVLNTELSKTKATPLLVASKMGIVEMVKEILKKFPIAIQDTDSDEKNILLLAVEHRQTAVYNWLIGQKYPERVFYHVDKQENNAVHLAALFQKHELWRIPGTALQLQGERKWYKYVKHTLPKQSYVRYNKKGQTPREIFRETHAKLLKDGTEWLVTTSNSFSVVAALIATVAFATASAVPGGADDFGRPYLESQPAFSVFSISSLVSLCFSVTALVFFLAILTSRCQHSDFEKDLPRKLLLGLTSLFASITAILVSFCAAHFFVLQDNLRRAAFPIYGVTCIPVVFFAFNQFPLYFDLIRSYIQQLPLRSYKVFYNESSGASSSDQTKEGKEKDD; encoded by the exons ATGGAGCCTTTAGGTGGGCTGAGCAAAAGAGGAAAACAAGAAATTCAACCACAGATTTCGGTACTAGGAATGGAATTGGGACGACCTTCCGATGaggaagaaaaggagaaaaaaagaatTAAAGATCAATTATTTCAAGCCTGCATGGAGAATAGGTGGACAGGAGTTAAGCAACTGTACATCAACGACAAGTTTGCCCAAGAATCCAAACTCACTAAATCTGAAGATACTGTTCTTCACTTAGCTATCTCTTCTTACCAGCCACATCGAGATGACTCTTTACAGAAAACTCATCTTGATTGTATTAAGGATATGGTAAATAAAATACCAAAGGAAAATCGATTGTGTATCTTAAAACAAAAGAACGAAAAAGGAAACACACCTCTTCACCTTGCAGCAGAACTCGGAAGTGTCTCCATAATTGCGTGTTTGGTAAACCCACAAGAACCTGAACTCATCTGGGAGATCAATTCAAAAGGGGAAACCCCTTTATTCGTTGCTGCTTATCGTGGCAGGCTAGATGCTTTTCTCTACCTAGATGAGTGTTGTCAAAATGAAAAGAGCAGAAAAGATCCAATTGTACTTTGCAGGAGGGGAGATGGGGATAACATTCTACATGCAGCCATCTCTGGCGAGTACTTTA AGTTGGCTTTTCAGATAATAAAGCGCTATGAGCTACTTGTCAACCGTTTAAACTCAGAGGGCATGTCTCCTCTACACTTTCTATCTAGGATGCCTCAAGTATTCAAAAGTGGAAGCCATTTTCGGTACATAGATAGCATTATCTACTACT GCATAACTGTCGAAGAGCTAAAGATagagaaatataaaactgaaggcATAGAAGACACATATCGTAGACTCCCAGATAACTGGAAACTCCCAGATAACTACCAAACACTGGTGGACTTCTTGGAACTACTTTGGAATGGGACTGCAAATTTTCTTG ATTACATTAAGGAAATCTGGAAGCAAGCAAACAAGTCTAAAG CTCTTACTGAAGAAACTAAAGTGAAGCGAGATAAGAAGTCTCCAG GCAATCAAGATGATCCTGAGAATCCCCCAATTCCAGGTGAAGGCATACACATGTATACACTGCAGTTGAAACTAAATG CAACTACTGGAGTAACCAATGTGAATCAAGACAAGAAGTCTAGAG CTCAAGGGAAGAGAAATGGCAACTTATTTCCAGCCAACTACACCACCTTTATCAATTTCGTCAAATTACTAATGAAGATTTTGCTAATTGTAATGGGTATTG GGCTCCAAAGGACAAAGAAATTAGAGGAAAAGAAGAAGCACCATCAATGGGCAGTTAAAATTATGAAGTTGATGATTGAGAAAGAAGAAAGTTACAAATTCTATGAAAATACTGGGGAGAAGCCTGAAGATAAGGACCTCTATGATCAAGGCCTCTATAAACAAATTGGAAAACCTCCTCCAGCACCTCCTCCAACAGATATTAATTTAGAAAAAGCAGAAGAACCTAGTGACATTGCACAGATCAAGCAACCAGCAACCTCAAGCACAGATAACAAAAAGAAAGATGATATCAAATCTG TTCTAAATACAGAGTTGTCGAAGACCAAAGCGACACCCCTATTAGTGGCATCAAAGATGGGTATCGTAGAGATGGTGAAGGAGATCCTTAAAAAGTTCCCCATAGCCATTCAAGATACGGATTCTGACGAGAAGAATATCTTGCTTTTGGCTGTAGAGCATAGGCAAACAGCCGTCTATAACTGGTTAATAGGACAAAAGTATCCAGAGCGCGTGTTTTACCATGTGGACAAACAAGAAAACAATGCAGTACACTTAGCTGCATTGTTTCAGAAGCACGAGTTGTGGCGCATCCCTGGTACTGCGTTACAGTTGCAAGGCGAAAGGAAGTGGTACAAG TATGTGAAGCACACTTTGCCAAAGCAATCATACGTCCGTTATAATAAAAAAGGTCAGACACCAAGAGAGATCTTCAGAGAGACGCATGCAAAGTTACTCAAAGATGGCACTGAGTGGCTTGTCACAACCTCAAATTCGTTCTCTGTCGTTGCAGCACTGATTGCTACAGTTGCATTTGCTACAGCTTCTGCAGTCCCAGGCGGAGCCGATGATTTTGGCCGTCCATACCTTGAAAGTCAACCTGCTTTTTCAGTATTTTCTATCTCATCACTTGTTTCTCTTTGCTTCTCTGTCACGGCCCTGGTGTTTTTTCTAGCTATCCTCACATCTCGATGCCAGCACAGTGATTTCGAGAAAGACTTGCCAAGAAAGTTGCTCCTAGGATTAACTTCGCTTTTTGCATCAATAACTGCTATCTTGGTCTCATTCTGCGCTGCGCATTTCTTTGTCCTCCAGGATAACTTAAGGAGAGCAGCATTTCCAATATACGGGGTGACATGCATACCTGTGGTGTTTTTTGCATTTAATCAATTCCCTCTCTATTTTGATCTCATAAGGTCATACATCCAACAGCTACCACTTCGTAGCTATAAGGTGTTTTATAACGAGTCCTCAGGCGCAAGTAGCTCAGATCAGACGAAAGAAGGTAAAGAGAAGGATGATTGA
- the LOC104117778 gene encoding uncharacterized protein isoform X5: MEPLGGLSKRGKQEIQPQISVLGMELGRPSDEEEKEKKRIKDQLFQACMENRWTGVKQLYINDKFAQESKLTKSEDTVLHLAISSYQPHRDDSLQKTHLDCIKDMVNKIPKENRLCILKQKNEKGNTPLHLAAELGSVSIIACLVNPQEPELIWEINSKGETPLFVAAYRGRLDAFLYLDECCQNEKSRKDPIVLCRRGDGDNILHAAISGEYFKLAFQIIKRYELLVNRLNSEGMSPLHFLSRMPQVFKSGSHFRYIDSIIYYCITVEELKIEKYKTEGNQDDPENPPIPATTGVTNVNQDKKSRAQGKRNGNLFPANYTTFINFVKLLMKILLIVMGIGLQRTKKLEEKKKHHQWAVKIMKLMIEKEESYKFYENTGEKPEDKDLYDQGLYKQIGKPPPAPPPTDINLEKAEEPSDIAQIKQPATSSTDNKKKDDIKSVLNTELSKTKATPLLVASKMGIVEMVKEILKKFPIAIQDTDSDEKNILLLAVEHRQTAVYNWLIGQKYPERVFYHVDKQENNAVHLAALFQKHELWRIPGTALQLQGERKWYKYVKHTLPKQSYVRYNKKGQTPREIFRETHAKLLKDGTEWLVTTSNSFSVVAALIATVAFATASAVPGGADDFGRPYLESQPAFSVFSISSLVSLCFSVTALVFFLAILTSRCQHSDFEKDLPRKLLLGLTSLFASITAILVSFCAAHFFVLQDNLRRAAFPIYGVTCIPVVFFAFNQFPLYFDLIRSYIQQLPLRSYKVFYNESSGASSSDQTKEGKEKDD; encoded by the exons ATGGAGCCTTTAGGTGGGCTGAGCAAAAGAGGAAAACAAGAAATTCAACCACAGATTTCGGTACTAGGAATGGAATTGGGACGACCTTCCGATGaggaagaaaaggagaaaaaaagaatTAAAGATCAATTATTTCAAGCCTGCATGGAGAATAGGTGGACAGGAGTTAAGCAACTGTACATCAACGACAAGTTTGCCCAAGAATCCAAACTCACTAAATCTGAAGATACTGTTCTTCACTTAGCTATCTCTTCTTACCAGCCACATCGAGATGACTCTTTACAGAAAACTCATCTTGATTGTATTAAGGATATGGTAAATAAAATACCAAAGGAAAATCGATTGTGTATCTTAAAACAAAAGAACGAAAAAGGAAACACACCTCTTCACCTTGCAGCAGAACTCGGAAGTGTCTCCATAATTGCGTGTTTGGTAAACCCACAAGAACCTGAACTCATCTGGGAGATCAATTCAAAAGGGGAAACCCCTTTATTCGTTGCTGCTTATCGTGGCAGGCTAGATGCTTTTCTCTACCTAGATGAGTGTTGTCAAAATGAAAAGAGCAGAAAAGATCCAATTGTACTTTGCAGGAGGGGAGATGGGGATAACATTCTACATGCAGCCATCTCTGGCGAGTACTTTA AGTTGGCTTTTCAGATAATAAAGCGCTATGAGCTACTTGTCAACCGTTTAAACTCAGAGGGCATGTCTCCTCTACACTTTCTATCTAGGATGCCTCAAGTATTCAAAAGTGGAAGCCATTTTCGGTACATAGATAGCATTATCTACTACT GCATAACTGTCGAAGAGCTAAAGATagagaaatataaaactgaag GCAATCAAGATGATCCTGAGAATCCCCCAATTCCAG CAACTACTGGAGTAACCAATGTGAATCAAGACAAGAAGTCTAGAG CTCAAGGGAAGAGAAATGGCAACTTATTTCCAGCCAACTACACCACCTTTATCAATTTCGTCAAATTACTAATGAAGATTTTGCTAATTGTAATGGGTATTG GGCTCCAAAGGACAAAGAAATTAGAGGAAAAGAAGAAGCACCATCAATGGGCAGTTAAAATTATGAAGTTGATGATTGAGAAAGAAGAAAGTTACAAATTCTATGAAAATACTGGGGAGAAGCCTGAAGATAAGGACCTCTATGATCAAGGCCTCTATAAACAAATTGGAAAACCTCCTCCAGCACCTCCTCCAACAGATATTAATTTAGAAAAAGCAGAAGAACCTAGTGACATTGCACAGATCAAGCAACCAGCAACCTCAAGCACAGATAACAAAAAGAAAGATGATATCAAATCTG TTCTAAATACAGAGTTGTCGAAGACCAAAGCGACACCCCTATTAGTGGCATCAAAGATGGGTATCGTAGAGATGGTGAAGGAGATCCTTAAAAAGTTCCCCATAGCCATTCAAGATACGGATTCTGACGAGAAGAATATCTTGCTTTTGGCTGTAGAGCATAGGCAAACAGCCGTCTATAACTGGTTAATAGGACAAAAGTATCCAGAGCGCGTGTTTTACCATGTGGACAAACAAGAAAACAATGCAGTACACTTAGCTGCATTGTTTCAGAAGCACGAGTTGTGGCGCATCCCTGGTACTGCGTTACAGTTGCAAGGCGAAAGGAAGTGGTACAAG TATGTGAAGCACACTTTGCCAAAGCAATCATACGTCCGTTATAATAAAAAAGGTCAGACACCAAGAGAGATCTTCAGAGAGACGCATGCAAAGTTACTCAAAGATGGCACTGAGTGGCTTGTCACAACCTCAAATTCGTTCTCTGTCGTTGCAGCACTGATTGCTACAGTTGCATTTGCTACAGCTTCTGCAGTCCCAGGCGGAGCCGATGATTTTGGCCGTCCATACCTTGAAAGTCAACCTGCTTTTTCAGTATTTTCTATCTCATCACTTGTTTCTCTTTGCTTCTCTGTCACGGCCCTGGTGTTTTTTCTAGCTATCCTCACATCTCGATGCCAGCACAGTGATTTCGAGAAAGACTTGCCAAGAAAGTTGCTCCTAGGATTAACTTCGCTTTTTGCATCAATAACTGCTATCTTGGTCTCATTCTGCGCTGCGCATTTCTTTGTCCTCCAGGATAACTTAAGGAGAGCAGCATTTCCAATATACGGGGTGACATGCATACCTGTGGTGTTTTTTGCATTTAATCAATTCCCTCTCTATTTTGATCTCATAAGGTCATACATCCAACAGCTACCACTTCGTAGCTATAAGGTGTTTTATAACGAGTCCTCAGGCGCAAGTAGCTCAGATCAGACGAAAGAAGGTAAAGAGAAGGATGATTGA
- the LOC104117778 gene encoding uncharacterized protein isoform X3, giving the protein MEPLGGLSKRGKQEIQPQISVLGMELGRPSDEEEKEKKRIKDQLFQACMENRWTGVKQLYINDKFAQESKLTKSEDTVLHLAISSYQPHRDDSLQKTHLDCIKDMVNKIPKENRLCILKQKNEKGNTPLHLAAELGSVSIIACLVNPQEPELIWEINSKGETPLFVAAYRGRLDAFLYLDECCQNEKSRKDPIVLCRRGDGDNILHAAISGEYFKLAFQIIKRYELLVNRLNSEGMSPLHFLSRMPQVFKSGSHFRYIDSIIYYCITVEELKIEKYKTEGIEDTYRRLPDNWKLPDNYQTLVDFLELLWNGTANFLDYIKEIWKQANKSKALTEETKVKRDKKSPGNQDDPENPPIPATTGVTNVNQDKKSRAQGKRNGNLFPANYTTFINFVKLLMKILLIVMGIGLQRTKKLEEKKKHHQWAVKIMKLMIEKEESYKFYENTGEKPEDKDLYDQGLYKQIGKPPPAPPPTDINLEKAEEPSDIAQIKQPATSSTDNKKKDDIKSVLNTELSKTKATPLLVASKMGIVEMVKEILKKFPIAIQDTDSDEKNILLLAVEHRQTAVYNWLIGQKYPERVFYHVDKQENNAVHLAALFQKHELWRIPGTALQLQGERKWYKYVKHTLPKQSYVRYNKKGQTPREIFRETHAKLLKDGTEWLVTTSNSFSVVAALIATVAFATASAVPGGADDFGRPYLESQPAFSVFSISSLVSLCFSVTALVFFLAILTSRCQHSDFEKDLPRKLLLGLTSLFASITAILVSFCAAHFFVLQDNLRRAAFPIYGVTCIPVVFFAFNQFPLYFDLIRSYIQQLPLRSYKVFYNESSGASSSDQTKEGKEKDD; this is encoded by the exons ATGGAGCCTTTAGGTGGGCTGAGCAAAAGAGGAAAACAAGAAATTCAACCACAGATTTCGGTACTAGGAATGGAATTGGGACGACCTTCCGATGaggaagaaaaggagaaaaaaagaatTAAAGATCAATTATTTCAAGCCTGCATGGAGAATAGGTGGACAGGAGTTAAGCAACTGTACATCAACGACAAGTTTGCCCAAGAATCCAAACTCACTAAATCTGAAGATACTGTTCTTCACTTAGCTATCTCTTCTTACCAGCCACATCGAGATGACTCTTTACAGAAAACTCATCTTGATTGTATTAAGGATATGGTAAATAAAATACCAAAGGAAAATCGATTGTGTATCTTAAAACAAAAGAACGAAAAAGGAAACACACCTCTTCACCTTGCAGCAGAACTCGGAAGTGTCTCCATAATTGCGTGTTTGGTAAACCCACAAGAACCTGAACTCATCTGGGAGATCAATTCAAAAGGGGAAACCCCTTTATTCGTTGCTGCTTATCGTGGCAGGCTAGATGCTTTTCTCTACCTAGATGAGTGTTGTCAAAATGAAAAGAGCAGAAAAGATCCAATTGTACTTTGCAGGAGGGGAGATGGGGATAACATTCTACATGCAGCCATCTCTGGCGAGTACTTTA AGTTGGCTTTTCAGATAATAAAGCGCTATGAGCTACTTGTCAACCGTTTAAACTCAGAGGGCATGTCTCCTCTACACTTTCTATCTAGGATGCCTCAAGTATTCAAAAGTGGAAGCCATTTTCGGTACATAGATAGCATTATCTACTACT GCATAACTGTCGAAGAGCTAAAGATagagaaatataaaactgaaggcATAGAAGACACATATCGTAGACTCCCAGATAACTGGAAACTCCCAGATAACTACCAAACACTGGTGGACTTCTTGGAACTACTTTGGAATGGGACTGCAAATTTTCTTG ATTACATTAAGGAAATCTGGAAGCAAGCAAACAAGTCTAAAG CTCTTACTGAAGAAACTAAAGTGAAGCGAGATAAGAAGTCTCCAG GCAATCAAGATGATCCTGAGAATCCCCCAATTCCAG CAACTACTGGAGTAACCAATGTGAATCAAGACAAGAAGTCTAGAG CTCAAGGGAAGAGAAATGGCAACTTATTTCCAGCCAACTACACCACCTTTATCAATTTCGTCAAATTACTAATGAAGATTTTGCTAATTGTAATGGGTATTG GGCTCCAAAGGACAAAGAAATTAGAGGAAAAGAAGAAGCACCATCAATGGGCAGTTAAAATTATGAAGTTGATGATTGAGAAAGAAGAAAGTTACAAATTCTATGAAAATACTGGGGAGAAGCCTGAAGATAAGGACCTCTATGATCAAGGCCTCTATAAACAAATTGGAAAACCTCCTCCAGCACCTCCTCCAACAGATATTAATTTAGAAAAAGCAGAAGAACCTAGTGACATTGCACAGATCAAGCAACCAGCAACCTCAAGCACAGATAACAAAAAGAAAGATGATATCAAATCTG TTCTAAATACAGAGTTGTCGAAGACCAAAGCGACACCCCTATTAGTGGCATCAAAGATGGGTATCGTAGAGATGGTGAAGGAGATCCTTAAAAAGTTCCCCATAGCCATTCAAGATACGGATTCTGACGAGAAGAATATCTTGCTTTTGGCTGTAGAGCATAGGCAAACAGCCGTCTATAACTGGTTAATAGGACAAAAGTATCCAGAGCGCGTGTTTTACCATGTGGACAAACAAGAAAACAATGCAGTACACTTAGCTGCATTGTTTCAGAAGCACGAGTTGTGGCGCATCCCTGGTACTGCGTTACAGTTGCAAGGCGAAAGGAAGTGGTACAAG TATGTGAAGCACACTTTGCCAAAGCAATCATACGTCCGTTATAATAAAAAAGGTCAGACACCAAGAGAGATCTTCAGAGAGACGCATGCAAAGTTACTCAAAGATGGCACTGAGTGGCTTGTCACAACCTCAAATTCGTTCTCTGTCGTTGCAGCACTGATTGCTACAGTTGCATTTGCTACAGCTTCTGCAGTCCCAGGCGGAGCCGATGATTTTGGCCGTCCATACCTTGAAAGTCAACCTGCTTTTTCAGTATTTTCTATCTCATCACTTGTTTCTCTTTGCTTCTCTGTCACGGCCCTGGTGTTTTTTCTAGCTATCCTCACATCTCGATGCCAGCACAGTGATTTCGAGAAAGACTTGCCAAGAAAGTTGCTCCTAGGATTAACTTCGCTTTTTGCATCAATAACTGCTATCTTGGTCTCATTCTGCGCTGCGCATTTCTTTGTCCTCCAGGATAACTTAAGGAGAGCAGCATTTCCAATATACGGGGTGACATGCATACCTGTGGTGTTTTTTGCATTTAATCAATTCCCTCTCTATTTTGATCTCATAAGGTCATACATCCAACAGCTACCACTTCGTAGCTATAAGGTGTTTTATAACGAGTCCTCAGGCGCAAGTAGCTCAGATCAGACGAAAGAAGGTAAAGAGAAGGATGATTGA
- the LOC104117778 gene encoding uncharacterized protein isoform X2 → MEPLGGLSKRGKQEIQPQISVLGMELGRPSDEEEKEKKRIKDQLFQACMENRWTGVKQLYINDKFAQESKLTKSEDTVLHLAISSYQPHRDDSLQKTHLDCIKDMVNKIPKENRLCILKQKNEKGNTPLHLAAELGSVSIIACLVNPQEPELIWEINSKGETPLFVAAYRGRLDAFLYLDECCQNEKSRKDPIVLCRRGDGDNILHAAISGEYFKLAFQIIKRYELLVNRLNSEGMSPLHFLSRMPQVFKSGSHFRYIDSIIYYCITVEELKIEKYKTEGIEDTYRRLPDNWKLPDNYQTLVDFLELLWNGTANFLDYIKEIWKQANKSKALTEETKVKRDKKSPGNQDDPENPPIPGEGIHMYTLQLKLNATTGVTNVNQDKKSRAQGKRNGNLFPANYTTFINFVKLLMKILLIVMGIGLQRTKKLEEKKKHHQWAVKIMKLMIEKEESYKFYENTGEKPEDKDLYDQGLYKQIGKPPPAPPPTDINLEKAEEPSDIAQIKQPATSSTDNKKKDDIKSELSKTKATPLLVASKMGIVEMVKEILKKFPIAIQDTDSDEKNILLLAVEHRQTAVYNWLIGQKYPERVFYHVDKQENNAVHLAALFQKHELWRIPGTALQLQGERKWYKYVKHTLPKQSYVRYNKKGQTPREIFRETHAKLLKDGTEWLVTTSNSFSVVAALIATVAFATASAVPGGADDFGRPYLESQPAFSVFSISSLVSLCFSVTALVFFLAILTSRCQHSDFEKDLPRKLLLGLTSLFASITAILVSFCAAHFFVLQDNLRRAAFPIYGVTCIPVVFFAFNQFPLYFDLIRSYIQQLPLRSYKVFYNESSGASSSDQTKEGKEKDD, encoded by the exons ATGGAGCCTTTAGGTGGGCTGAGCAAAAGAGGAAAACAAGAAATTCAACCACAGATTTCGGTACTAGGAATGGAATTGGGACGACCTTCCGATGaggaagaaaaggagaaaaaaagaatTAAAGATCAATTATTTCAAGCCTGCATGGAGAATAGGTGGACAGGAGTTAAGCAACTGTACATCAACGACAAGTTTGCCCAAGAATCCAAACTCACTAAATCTGAAGATACTGTTCTTCACTTAGCTATCTCTTCTTACCAGCCACATCGAGATGACTCTTTACAGAAAACTCATCTTGATTGTATTAAGGATATGGTAAATAAAATACCAAAGGAAAATCGATTGTGTATCTTAAAACAAAAGAACGAAAAAGGAAACACACCTCTTCACCTTGCAGCAGAACTCGGAAGTGTCTCCATAATTGCGTGTTTGGTAAACCCACAAGAACCTGAACTCATCTGGGAGATCAATTCAAAAGGGGAAACCCCTTTATTCGTTGCTGCTTATCGTGGCAGGCTAGATGCTTTTCTCTACCTAGATGAGTGTTGTCAAAATGAAAAGAGCAGAAAAGATCCAATTGTACTTTGCAGGAGGGGAGATGGGGATAACATTCTACATGCAGCCATCTCTGGCGAGTACTTTA AGTTGGCTTTTCAGATAATAAAGCGCTATGAGCTACTTGTCAACCGTTTAAACTCAGAGGGCATGTCTCCTCTACACTTTCTATCTAGGATGCCTCAAGTATTCAAAAGTGGAAGCCATTTTCGGTACATAGATAGCATTATCTACTACT GCATAACTGTCGAAGAGCTAAAGATagagaaatataaaactgaaggcATAGAAGACACATATCGTAGACTCCCAGATAACTGGAAACTCCCAGATAACTACCAAACACTGGTGGACTTCTTGGAACTACTTTGGAATGGGACTGCAAATTTTCTTG ATTACATTAAGGAAATCTGGAAGCAAGCAAACAAGTCTAAAG CTCTTACTGAAGAAACTAAAGTGAAGCGAGATAAGAAGTCTCCAG GCAATCAAGATGATCCTGAGAATCCCCCAATTCCAGGTGAAGGCATACACATGTATACACTGCAGTTGAAACTAAATG CAACTACTGGAGTAACCAATGTGAATCAAGACAAGAAGTCTAGAG CTCAAGGGAAGAGAAATGGCAACTTATTTCCAGCCAACTACACCACCTTTATCAATTTCGTCAAATTACTAATGAAGATTTTGCTAATTGTAATGGGTATTG GGCTCCAAAGGACAAAGAAATTAGAGGAAAAGAAGAAGCACCATCAATGGGCAGTTAAAATTATGAAGTTGATGATTGAGAAAGAAGAAAGTTACAAATTCTATGAAAATACTGGGGAGAAGCCTGAAGATAAGGACCTCTATGATCAAGGCCTCTATAAACAAATTGGAAAACCTCCTCCAGCACCTCCTCCAACAGATATTAATTTAGAAAAAGCAGAAGAACCTAGTGACATTGCACAGATCAAGCAACCAGCAACCTCAAGCACAGATAACAAAAAGAAAGATGATATCAAATCTG AGTTGTCGAAGACCAAAGCGACACCCCTATTAGTGGCATCAAAGATGGGTATCGTAGAGATGGTGAAGGAGATCCTTAAAAAGTTCCCCATAGCCATTCAAGATACGGATTCTGACGAGAAGAATATCTTGCTTTTGGCTGTAGAGCATAGGCAAACAGCCGTCTATAACTGGTTAATAGGACAAAAGTATCCAGAGCGCGTGTTTTACCATGTGGACAAACAAGAAAACAATGCAGTACACTTAGCTGCATTGTTTCAGAAGCACGAGTTGTGGCGCATCCCTGGTACTGCGTTACAGTTGCAAGGCGAAAGGAAGTGGTACAAG TATGTGAAGCACACTTTGCCAAAGCAATCATACGTCCGTTATAATAAAAAAGGTCAGACACCAAGAGAGATCTTCAGAGAGACGCATGCAAAGTTACTCAAAGATGGCACTGAGTGGCTTGTCACAACCTCAAATTCGTTCTCTGTCGTTGCAGCACTGATTGCTACAGTTGCATTTGCTACAGCTTCTGCAGTCCCAGGCGGAGCCGATGATTTTGGCCGTCCATACCTTGAAAGTCAACCTGCTTTTTCAGTATTTTCTATCTCATCACTTGTTTCTCTTTGCTTCTCTGTCACGGCCCTGGTGTTTTTTCTAGCTATCCTCACATCTCGATGCCAGCACAGTGATTTCGAGAAAGACTTGCCAAGAAAGTTGCTCCTAGGATTAACTTCGCTTTTTGCATCAATAACTGCTATCTTGGTCTCATTCTGCGCTGCGCATTTCTTTGTCCTCCAGGATAACTTAAGGAGAGCAGCATTTCCAATATACGGGGTGACATGCATACCTGTGGTGTTTTTTGCATTTAATCAATTCCCTCTCTATTTTGATCTCATAAGGTCATACATCCAACAGCTACCACTTCGTAGCTATAAGGTGTTTTATAACGAGTCCTCAGGCGCAAGTAGCTCAGATCAGACGAAAGAAGGTAAAGAGAAGGATGATTGA